In Cuculus canorus isolate bCucCan1 chromosome 8, bCucCan1.pri, whole genome shotgun sequence, a single genomic region encodes these proteins:
- the LOC104063318 gene encoding myomegalin isoform X10 — protein MKETCRICARELCGNQRRWIFHTAAKLNLQVLLSHVLGRELCRDGKSEFACSKCAFMLDRIYRFDTVIARIEALSIERLQKLLLEKDRLKFCIASMYRRNNEDSSIDDRAGDGTVDLSNLPDVRYAALLQEDFAYSGYEYWTDQEDHSLEPHSCHASEGATNRPRRCRGCAALRVADADYEAICKVPRKVARSISCGLSSRWSASMGNEESFVCDAVESASTRGPVDGESMEEGTPESSVESLETTVEASTLQQKDEDADKGVKGNGKCDNSSDDRTTPNSSLSGNRLELALSLIKALDYKPLQSPRGSRLPIPVKSSLPPPKPSRDLADGSTPAGLVCASSAFLNADRRSFSRAPLGLSLEISDLQELWDDFCEDYVPLRVQNRQDEHQQPPAPCDPAAGEHVSDLRAAELQGKIHQFEADNKLLQEKLNELKLELKSVQETSQRQDRTIQSLNEALKSKESKAEELHHIIEGQNETMAKLRDMLHRSHVGQLQMSESPLSSQEQQMSLLDLQNTLFCTKLEVQKLKGAQCQKEHQLAEARRATQLLEIMVHEEEQQKEATWKHNQELRAVVQQLQTELQDKAQQLQVVEQEKCRELQAQEQRVQHLSQHLAHKEQLLQESRELLQCQQSLDKSPAAMKAMLEKLQQRISDRDAALERAVDEKFCALEKKEQELQQLHLSIRERGGDLERLRSVLSSNETMIHSLESLLKAKTLELEQVLASCQNLCWLKEEIEAKSCSRQKEQEGIIQQLQTCLHDRNKEVEELTATLLCKLGPGQSEIAEELCLRLQHKEKMLQDLLSDRNRQTVEHDAEIRELLQAMSAREQQSQVAAEKMAHALAERSCELQLLRQHVLRKEPVGTQSAGARLLKQDKQLMQERTCGATAAAGPTQGDSSCKTEGVSMSAAELEKDLVNAKDELELLAKKERESRRELTALKSLVATQEEELQVQASDIESLTRTIQMKEDLIKDLQMQLVDPEEIPAIERLTQEVLVLREKVAIAESRGQEATGNRRQQLLLMLEGLVAERNRLNEALQAERQLYGSLVKFHTHTDSAARDHALQVELEGVQELRGQLEEALGRSLECLSRLETQGAIGGQSTGTNADGVSSNLTQSTEEEAAHSAAPLHSSHQAPKEIGGTERASVGSMAPTMAEQELQAEEELRELKVQLEEAGFSSVSHIRKAMLSLCLENAELKERMGEATSLLESGEQEEVSLGSCSLAPKPRRLQRKNRSALGDCPVGGSGDGQRLPAEREAVPAKRPAIEAGSQGDVPKRLCPGTPGGGHESHAEGTASSGGWLRLGAELRSQVVQGQRQCQELQDKLAASEATVQAQAEQLEKYLRCEPHAQQLSKQVQVDFQDLGYETCGRSETEADRDETTSPECEEPDVFSEPSLGEELGCPYWPGMPGEGKAAKKAVAPGDVGALHQHIQDLKAQLLNANKVIQSLQRRARSISVTSGYTSGAERPLPGPTALASPGHSLTDEDEGWQSDGHSTLCPPTLRAHSDLQQLVHRVTLLEAQLPATKPGGVLPKELQSATWPGKYNSLIQAQARELSHLRQTLREGRGVSHSLTQHLRDALRSFEDLLRGTDIDYYLGQGFREQLAQGRQLAERLNDKLGTRDRQDGKDKTSHELLAMRLSQELQEKERMIESLEAKLQDRCESPGSSWPPSESSHSATSTSFVSERLEPCSDGDMDSECSQCHEEPARLTGLHFDSLSKPVSAPLPALAPGLPPFLPDGLPLTVAPLLGCCGTPICSLAEAQQELQVLRRQLGESESVPPAWGGTLPMAPTKPTTPLGQFDEGSKAPASLCRHRELQSLAEPSRATEARGLWAVPAPSRPLYGALPSGYPSSQKLTGADLLEEHLVEIRSLRQRLEESICANDRLREQLECRLASTSKASGLPSDVYTQGLEPRLQLSGENQALREDNRTLQLQCDHLSQELARVQEALQAACSRAREAEAELGQRRGEQQRLSEELAERQETIRQLRDERCSLQEDNNRLQHTVILLQQQSEEYRLLLQTLHTELHIYKNLPGPSTKTRAGCFPSPPVRDVGMNSAAPLFSPLPSDVSVAQRMDEPCGTNPPLRKSEGMTGAHVVGCLDTYQALEQHILEGKALAYELMCLSRPALGLPGCLLPGKEVLGWTGVGHLWGSASNLHHVLEECTSLLAAFWSTVLPISPAKNQGKEQALQGEIAALRAQLSEREDALQSTAEQLRSTARLKDSMEHFI, from the exons atgaAGGAAACGTGTCGGATCTGCGCCCGGGAGCTGTGCGGCAACCAGCGGCGATGGATCTTCCACACGGCGGCCAAGCTGAACCTCCAGGTGCTGCTCTCCCATGTCCTGGGCCGGGAGCTGTGCCGGGACGGCAAATCCGAGTTCGCTTGCAGCAAGTGTGCCTTCATGCTGGACCGCATCTACAGGTTTGACACCGTCATCGCGCGCATTGAAGCCCTCTCCATTGAGcgtctgcagaagctgctgctggagaaagacCGCCTCAAGTTCTGCATTGCAAGCATGTACCGCAGGAACAATGAAGACTCCAGCATAGATGACAGAGCTGGGGATGGGACTGTGGACCTTTCTAACCTGCCTGATGTACGGTACGCTGCCCTCCTTCAGGAGGACTTCGCTTATTCTGGATATGAATATTGGACGGATCAAGAAGACCACAGTTTGGAGCCACACAGCTGCCATGCTTCAGAGGGAGCGACTAACCGGCCACGGCGTTGCCGTGGCTGTGCTGCCCTGCGAGTGGCCGATGCTGACTATGAAGCCATTTGCAAAGTGCCGCGCAAGGTGGCAAGAAGCATCTCCTGCGGGCTGTCCAGCCGGTGGTCGGCCAGCATGGGCAATGAAGAGTCATTCGTGTGTGATGCAGTGGAGTCTGCCAGCACCAGAGGGCCTGTGGATGGCGAAAGTATGGAGGAAGGCACGCCTGAGTCTTCTGTTGAGTCCCTGGAAACGACTGTGGAGGCGAGCACTCTGCAGCAGAAGGACGAAGATGCAGATAAGGGTGTGAAAGGGAATGGGAAATGTGACAATTCCTCAGATGATCGTACAACCCCAAACTCTTCACTGAGTGGGAACAGGCTGGAGCTGGCCCTCAGCCTGATCAAGGCTTTGGACTACAAACCCCTTCAGAGCCCTCGAGGCAGCAGGCTACCTATTCCTGTCAAGTCCAGCTTGCCCCCTCCCAAGCCCAGCCGTGACTTGGCAGATGGCAGCACTCCTGCTGGCTTAGTGTGTGCCAGTTCTGCCTTCCTCAACGCAGACAGAAGATCCTTTTCCAGAGCTCCTTTGGGTCTTTCCCTGGAGATTTCTGatctgcaggagctgtgggatGACTTCTGTGAGGATTATGTGCCGCTGCGGGTACAG AATCGGCAGGATGAACATCAGCAGCCACCAGCTCCATGTGACCCTGCAGCAGGGGAACACGTGTCTGATCTCcgtgctgcagagctgcagggcaaAATCCATCAATTTGAGGCTGACAACAAG ttgTTACAGGAAAAGCTGAATGAACTGAAGCTTGAATTAAAATCTGTCCAAGAAACATCACAGAGGCAAGATCGTACAATCCAGAGTCTGAATGAGGCCCTGAAGAGCAAAGAGAGTAAG GCAGAAGAGCTGCACCATATCATCGAAGGGCAGAATGAGACGATGGCCAAGCTGCGGGACATGTTACACAGAAGCCATGTGGGACAGTTGCAG ATGTCAGAGAGCCCACTGTCATCCCAGGAGCAGCAAATGTCACTGTTAGATCTTCAGAACACGCTTTTCTGCACCAAGCTGGAGGTGCAAAAACTGAAAGGAGCCCAGTGCCAGAAAGAGCACCAACTAGCTGAAGCTAGGAGAGCAACCCAGCTTCTAGAGATCATGGTGCatgaggaagagcagcagaaagaggcAACCTGGAAACACAATCAG GAACTGCGCGCTGTGGTACAGCAActgcagacagagctgcagGACAAGGCTCAGCAGCTCCAGGTGGTGGAGCAGGAGAAGTGCCGTGAGCTGCAGGCTCAGGAGCAGAGAGTTCAGCATTTGAGTCAGCATCTGGCTCACAAGGAACAGCTTCTGCAG GAATCACGGGAACTACTGCAATGCCAGCAAAGCTTGGACAAGAGCCCTGCAGCCATGAAAGCCATGTTGGAGAAACTGCAGCAGCGAATCAGCGACAGGGATGCTGCTCTGGAG CGAGCAGTAGATGAGAAGTTCTGTgccctggagaagaaggagcaAGAGCTGCAACAGCTCCACCTTTCAATAAGGGAGCGTGGAGGGGACCTGGAGAGGCTGCGCAGTGTCCTATCCAGCAATGAGACCATGATTCAT AGCCTGGAGAGCCTCCTGAAAGCTAAAACACTGGAACTAGAGCAGGTGTTGGCATCCTGCCAAAACCTCTGCTGGCTCAAGGAAGAGATCGAGGCCAAatcctgcagcaggcagaaggagcaggagggaatcatccagcagctgcagaccTGCTTGCATGACAGGAATAAAGAAGTGGAG GAGCTTACAGCAACTCTGCTGTGCAAGCTGGGCCCAGGGCAGAGTGAAATagcagaggagctgtgcttgCGCCTCCAACACAAGGAGAAGATGCTGCAGGATCTCCTCAGTGACAGGAACCGTCAGACCGTGGAGCATGATGCTGAAATCCGTGAGCTGCTGCAGGCCATGagtgccagggagcagcagagccaa GTGGCTGCTGAGAAGATGGCGCACGCTTTGGCTGAAAGGAGCTGTGAGTTACAACTTCTGCGCCAGCATGTGTTGAGAAAGGAGCCTGTTGGGACCCAGTCAGCTGGTGCCAGGCTGTTGAAGCAGGACAAACAGCTTATGCAA GAAAGAACTTGTGGAGCTACAGCCGCTGCTGGACCCACCCAGGGAGACAGCAGCTGCAAGACAGAGGGAG TTTCGATGTCAGCGGCAGAACTGGAGAAGGATCTTGTTAATGCCAAAGACGAGCTGGAGCTACTggcaaagaaggaaagggaaagcagg CGAGAGCTCACTGCTCTCAAGTCTCTTGTGGCCACACAAGAAGAAGAGCTTCAGGTGCAGGCCTCGGATATCGAGTCCTTGACTAGGACCATCCAGATGAAAGAGGACCTCATCAAG GATCTGCAGATGCAGCTGGTGGATCCTGAAGAAATTCCAGCCATAGAAAGGCTGACACAAGAAGTGCTAGTGCTTCGGGAGAAAGTGGCCATAGCAGAGTCAAGAGGACAAGAGGCTACTGGAAACAGAAGGCAGCAG TTGTTACTGATGCTTGAAGGCCTGGTGGCTGAAAGGAATCGGTTAAATGAGGCTCTCCAGGCAGAGAGGCAGCTCTATGGCAGCCTGGTAAagtttcacacacacacagatag TGCTGCAAGAGACCACGCTCTACAGGTGGAGCTGGAGGGGGTCCAGGAGCTCCGGGGACAGCTGGAAGAAGCTCTTGGAAGAAGCTTGGAGTGTTTGAGCAGGCTGGAGACTCAGGGCGCCATAGGAG GTCAGTCTACAGGGACAAATGCTGATGGTGTCAGCAGTAATCTCACCCAGAGCACTGAAGAGGAGGCAGCTCACAGCGCAGCACCCCTGCAC AGCAGCCACCAAGCCCCTAAGGAAATTGGAGGCACTGAGAGGGCCTCAGTGGGGAGCATGGCACCCACTatggcagagcaggagctgcaggcagaagaGGAGCTGCGGGAGTTgaaggtgcagctggaggaagcTGGCTTCTCCTCAGTCTCTCACATCAG GAAGGCGATGCTGAGCCTGTGCCTGGAGAATGCGGAGCTGAAGGAGCGGATGGGTGAAGCCACGTCGCTGCTGGAGAGTGGGGAGCAAGAGGAGGTTTCGCTGGGCAGCTGCTCCCTGGCCCCCAAGCCCCGCAGGCTGCAGCGGAAGAACCGCAGTGCCCTTGGGGACTGCCCAGTTGGTGGCAGCGGGGATGGCCAGCGGCtcccagcagagagggaagCTGTGCCTGCCAAACGCCCAGCGATTGAGGCGGGATCCCAGGGTGATGTGCCAAAGAGACTCTGCCCTGGTACTCCAGGTGGAGGGCATGAAAGCCAC GCGGAGGGCACAGCCAGCAGTGGGGGCTGGCTGAGGCTGGGTGCAGAGCTGCGCTCCCAGGTGGTGCAGGGCCAAAGGCagtgccaggagctgcaggacaaGCTTGCTGCCTCAGAGGCCACAGTGCAGGCACAAGCTGAGCAGCTGGAGAAGTATCTGCGCT GTGAACCCCATgcccagcagctcagcaagcAAGTGCAAGTGGACTTCCAGGACCTAGGCTATGAGACGTGTGGGCGAAGCGAGACCGAGGCTGACCGGGATGAGACCACCAGCCCTG AGTGTGAGGAGCCAGATGTATTCAGCGAGCCCAGCctgggagaggagctggggtGCCCATACTGGCCAGGGATGCCTGGGGAGGGCAAAGCTGCCAAGAAAGCTGTGGCACCAGGGGATGTGGGGGCCCTACACCAGCATATCCAGGACCTCAAGGCACAGCTACTCAATGCCAACAAGGTGATCCAGAGCCTGCAGCGCCGTGCCCGCTCCATTTCTGTCACCAGTGGCTACACCTCAGGTGCTGAGAGGCCCCTACCGGGTCCCACAGCCCTGGCCTCCCCGGGCCACAGCCTCACTGATGAGGACGAGGGCTGGCAGTCCGATGGCCACAGCACCCTCTGCCCACCCACCCTGCGGGCACACAGCGACCTGCAGCAACTGGTTCACCGCGTCACCCTCCTCGAGGCGCAGCTGCCCGCAACcaaacctggaggtgttttgcCCAAGGAGCTGCAATCTGCCACCTGGCCAGG GAAATACAACTCGCTGATCCAAGCACAGGCTCGGGAGCTCTCCCACCTGCGGCAGACACTGCGGGAGGGCCGTGGTGTGAGCCACAGCCTGACTCAGCACCTGCGTGATGCCCTGCGGTCTTTTGAGGATCTCCTCCGTGGCACTGACATCGACTActacctgggccagggcttccgGGAGCAGCTGGcccagggcaggcagctggCTGAGAGGCTCAATGACAAGCTGGGCACCA GAGATCGACAAGATGGGAAGGATAAAACCAGCCATGAACTCCTGGCAATGAG GCTCAgccaggagctccaggagaaggagaggatgaTTGAAAGCTTGGAGGCAAAGCTGCAGGATCGTTGTGAgtccccaggcagcagctggccACCCTCTGAGTCGTCCCACTCTGCCACCAGCACCTCCTTCGTGTCCGAGAGGCTGGAGCCCTGCTCCGATGGGGACATGGACAGCGAATGCAGCCAGTGCCATGAGGAGCCTGCCCGACTCACAG GCCTTCACTTTGACTCTTTGTCCAAACCTGTCAGTGCCCCCCTGCCTGCGCTGGCCCCTGGGCTGCCCCCCTTCCTGCCTGATGGGCTCCCCCTCACTGTGGCCCCCCTCCTGGGCTGTTGCGGGACCCCCATCTGCTCCCTGGCTGAGGCACAGCAGGAACTGCAGGTGCTCCGGAGGCAGCTGGGAGAAAGTGAGAGCGTGCCTCCAGCATGGG GTGGGACGCTGCCCATGGCACCAACAAAGCCCACAACCCCACTGGGCCAATTCGACGAGGGCAGCAAAGCCCCAGCGTCTCTCTGCCGacacagggagctgcagagcttgGCCGAGCCCTCCAGGGCCACTGAGGCACGTGGCCTTTGGGCTGTACCTGCTCCTAGCCGGCCGCTCTATGGGGCCCTGCCCTCGGGGTACCCCTCCAGCCAGAAGCTAACAG GGGCGGACCTGCTGGAAGAGCACTTGGTGGAGATCCGCAGCCTGCGCCAGCGTCTCGAGGAGTCCATCTGCGCCAATGACCGGCTCCGGGAGCAGCTCGAATGCCGCCTGGCCTCCACCAGCAAGGCCAGCG GGTTGCCCAGCGATGTCTACACTCAGGGGCTGGAGCCAAGGCTGCAGCTGAGCGGGGAGAACCAGGCTCTGCGTGAGGACAACCGAACCCTGCAGCTCCAGTGTGACCACCTCTCCCAAG AGCTGGCACGCGTGCAGGAGGCGCTGCAGGCTGCCTGCTCCCGGGCACGGGAGGCTGAAGCAGAGCTGGGCCAGAGGCgtggggagcagcagaggctgtCGGAGGAGCTTGCTGAGCGCCAAGAGACCATCCGGCAGCTTCGGGATGAGAGGTGCTCTCTGCAGGAAGACAACAACAG gctgcagcacacagtgattctcctgcagcagcagagtgagGAGTACCGCCTGCTCCTGCAGACCCTGCACACGGAGCTGCACATCTACAAGAACCTCCCTGGTCCCTCCACCAAGACCCGTGCAG GCTGCTTCCCATCTCCTCCGGTGCGGGATGTTGGCATGAACTCAGCAgctcccctcttctccccattGCCCTCTGATGTGTCGGTGGCCCAGCGGATGGATG AGCCATGTGGGACAAACCCACCGTTGAGGAAGAGTGAGGGTATGACAGGGGCTCATGTTGTGGGCTGCCTGGACACCTACCAGGCCCTGGAACAGCACATCCTGGAGGGGAAAGCGCTGGCCTATGAGCTGATGTGTCTCTCGCGCCCTGCACTCGGGCTCCCTGGCTGCCTTCTCCCAGGAAAGGAG GTCCTGGGGTGGACGGGCGTGGGGCACCTCTGGGGAAGTGCCAGCAACCTGCACCACGTCCTCGAGGAGTGCACGTCTCTCCTTGCTGCTTTCTGGAGCACTGTGCTGCCCATCAGCCCTGCCAAAAACCAGGGCAAG GAGCAGGCACTGCAGGGCGAGATCGCAGCACTGCGGGCCCAGCTCTCTGAGAGGGAGGatgctctgcagagcacagccGAGCAGCTGCGCAGCACAGCCCGGCTCAAGGACAGCATGGAGCACTTCATT TGA